The DNA window CCCATCGCATCACCAGCCACGATGGGCGTCGCTGCGCCGCCCACAGGTCCGAGAGCGACCCGAAGCTCGGTGAGGCGTTCTTCCCAGTCTTCAAAACCGCCCGAGCGCGGTGCTTCCACGACGATGTGGGCGTTGTTGTTCAGAATCTTGCGCTTCAGATCAGCCCCGAAGCCACCCATGATGCTCGTCACCGAGCAGAGCGCGCACGAGCTGACCCCCACTCCCGCCATCGACAGCACGGAGATCACCGTCAGAAAGCCGCTCTTCGTTGCCCGCACATGCCGCGCGCCGACATAGGATGTGAAGCTCCGCCGTTCCAGCGCGTCGAGGATCACTGGCAGCAGCGCAGCGAGCGCTATCAGCAGAAACACCGTCCCCGAGACGAGCGCACCACCTCGGATGAGTTCGTGCCGGAGCACGGGAGGAGCCGAGCCACGCGGAACAGGAAGGCGCGAGGCCATGCTCGAGAGCAGGAGGAACCCTCCGCCGAGCAGCCCGCCGAACCACCAGAAGATCGCCCGCGGCAGGCTCTGACGCATGCGACGGATGCCACGGAGCACGAGCAACGCGCTCACCAGCAGAACGACTGCGACGAAGGCGATGTAGAGGGGTTTAGGGAGCGGCGCCAATCGCTTCGGGCCTCAGGAGGGGAAAGAGGATCACGTCCCTGATCGACGACGAACCCGTGAGGAGCATGACCAGCCGATCGACACCCATACCAAAGCCAGCGGCGGGCGGCATGCCGTGCTCCAGCGCGCGGATGTAGTCCGCGTCGTAATCCATCGTCTCTTCCGCCCCACGCGCCTTTTTCTCGACCTGGGCGCGGAAACGCGCATCCTGGTCCTCTGGATCGTTGAGCTCGCTGAATGCGTTGCAGAGCTCGCGACCATCGATGAACAGCTCGAACCGATCGACGAGGGAAGGCTCAGCGTCCTTCTTCCTCGCCAGCGGCGACACCTCGAACGGATAGTCGATGATGAACACGGGCGCGCTCTTGGTGCCGTCGGGGTTCCGGTAGTCCCGGGTGAGGAACGGCTCGGCCAGATACTCGTACGCGCAGAACATGCGCTCTCCTGGCGTCTCGCACTTCTTGGCGCCGGACCTAAAATTCGCCCAGTCGATCTCGCGCCCTTTCGCCTTGGAGGCCTTCGCCCACTCCTTGATCGGAGCGTCGTCCGCCGTCACCCGCTGGGTCACGTCGACGGGCAGCCCCGCCGCCTCTGCCGCTCGCGCGAGCGCCTCCGACATGGGAATGCGCACGAACCGCTCGAAGGACCACGTCCGCGACGCCGCCCATGCAGCGTGCTCCGCTGGCATCTTGTGAGCAAGCTTGGCGTCCACGTGCCGCAGCATCGCCTCCGTGAGATCCATCAAGGTCTCGTACGTGGCGTATGCCTGGTAGAACTCCAGCATCGAGAATTCGGGGTTGTGCCGCGTCGACAGCCCCTCGTTGCGATAGCAACGCGCAATCTCGTACACCCGCTCGAAGCCGCCCACCAGCAGACGCTTCAGGTACAGCTCCGGCGCGATGCGCATGAAAAGCTGCATATCGAGCGCGTTGTGATGCGTCAGGAAGGGGCGAGCCGCCGCCCCCCCGATGATCGAGTGCATCGTCGGCGTCTCTACCTCCAGGAAGTCCCGCTCGTCGAAGAACTCCCGGAGCCCTGAGACGATGGCGGTCCGGGCACGGAACACCGAGGCCACCGGCGGATTGGCGACGAGATCCACGTACCGCATGCGGTAGCGGGACTCGACGTCCTTGAAGCTCGTCTTCGTGGGGAGCGGCCGGTATGCCTTCGTCAGCATCCGGATCGCCTCGGCACGGATCGAGAGCTCCCCCTTGTTGGTCGCCATCGCCTTGCCGTGCGCCTCGACCAGGTCTCCCAGGTCGAGATCATCCAGCCGATCCCACCCGTCCAGGGTCCCCTGCTCGCAGTAGAGCTGAAGCTCACCCGTCCGGTCTCGGAGGCGGATGAAGACCACCCCGCCGAAGGACCGCAGGAAGAGGATTCTCCCTGCGACCCGGAACGGGACGGCCTCCACCAAGGTCGCATCGTATCGTCCCCCCTCGCCGCGGACGCTCTCGAAGCGCGCCCGCACGGCGGCGAGATCCACCAGCTTCTCGCCGGTGGTGACGTCGTTCGCGAACGGGTTCTCCCCCCGCTCGCGCACCCGCGCGGCCTTGGCCTTCCGGGCAGCGATCAGTGCAGCCTCGGCGGCATGCGCCTCGGCCTCGTTACCCGGCTTTCCGCCTCCCTCACGACTCACAGACCATCCTCCTCGGTCCCACCACCCTTACGAAGTGTCCCACCTGCAGCAGCGAGCAAGTAGCTCTCGACGAAGCCGTCGAGATCTCCATCGAGCACCGCCTCCACGTTGCTCGCGTCGGTGCCTGTACGCACGTCCTTCACCAGCCGGTAAGGGGCGAGGACGTAGTTGCGGATCTGGCTACCGAACTTGATCTCGCTCTTCAGCGCGTTCATCGCAGCGACCTCGGCGTCACGCTTGGCCAGCTCCATCTCGTAGAGCTTCGCCTTCAGCACCTTCATCGCCATCGCTCGGTTCTGGTGCTGGCTGCGCTCGGCACGACAGACGATGTTGAGCCCCGTGGGGAGGTGACGGAGCCTCACGGCGGTCTCCACCTTGTTCACGTTCTGTCCCCCCTTCCCACCGGCACGCATCGTGGTGATCTCGATGTCTTTCTCGTTCACCTGGATGTCGATGGCGTCGTCCGTGTCGGGCGTGACCTCCACCGCAGCAAACGCCGTCTGGCGCGTGTGATCCGCGTTGAAGGG is part of the Chondromyces crocatus genome and encodes:
- the lysS gene encoding lysine--tRNA ligase — protein: MSREGGGKPGNEAEAHAAEAALIAARKAKAARVRERGENPFANDVTTGEKLVDLAAVRARFESVRGEGGRYDATLVEAVPFRVAGRILFLRSFGGVVFIRLRDRTGELQLYCEQGTLDGWDRLDDLDLGDLVEAHGKAMATNKGELSIRAEAIRMLTKAYRPLPTKTSFKDVESRYRMRYVDLVANPPVASVFRARTAIVSGLREFFDERDFLEVETPTMHSIIGGAAARPFLTHHNALDMQLFMRIAPELYLKRLLVGGFERVYEIARCYRNEGLSTRHNPEFSMLEFYQAYATYETLMDLTEAMLRHVDAKLAHKMPAEHAAWAASRTWSFERFVRIPMSEALARAAEAAGLPVDVTQRVTADDAPIKEWAKASKAKGREIDWANFRSGAKKCETPGERMFCAYEYLAEPFLTRDYRNPDGTKSAPVFIIDYPFEVSPLARKKDAEPSLVDRFELFIDGRELCNAFSELNDPEDQDARFRAQVEKKARGAEETMDYDADYIRALEHGMPPAAGFGMGVDRLVMLLTGSSSIRDVILFPLLRPEAIGAAP